tcattttatatctatatctgAAAATGTAATACAGTATCTATAAAAGGCAGATTCGATGCATGATACACgataaaaatgaatatgattttgttttgtagatATATATTGCAGTATATATCAGTATGCACTGAACGTATTCGCccatgaattatatattattggtATTACAGCGAATCAATTCTGAaaagtttaaaagaaaatggataCGCTGTAGTTCCTAATGTACTGAGCCATGAGGACTGTGACAGGTACATGGGCCAGTATAAGGCATGGTTACAGAAGTTTGAGGACTCCGGACGGGAGTGTGACAGTAGGAACTCTCTTATCCAGTCCTATAGAACAGGCCACTTCTCTACTACATGGGAGGTCCgactgaaaacaaaacatatcttTGAAAAAGTCTGGAATACAGAAAAGTTACTCTCTAGTGCAGACGCTATAGCTATCTCCAAACCACCGGAGCAAGGTAAGTCTCTAGTTAGATAGCATAATTCGAGTCAAGCAAACTTTCtcctttgattttgtttttctttatttttcacatttttcatatttttctcatTGACCTTTATGAGTTTTGCTTTTTTtcgaaaataaataaagattcaTGAATTGGCATAGCTATGAGATTAGAATTTGCTGCAAGGTACAAAACGAATTATAAATCGAATAATCGAACAACCATTCATTCATATATCTATTATTGGTTGATTTGGGAAGAGCCCATGACTTTTCACTAATGATCTGTTTTAGGGAGTAACCTCTTTGATACCCATACGGAATGGCTCCACTTGGACCAGGCTTCGTGTAGAGAAGGCCTCCATGCCTACCAGGGAGGCGTGAATTTGGAGGAGAGTTCGGAAACAGATCATTGCTTCCGTGTCATGGCGGGGTCACATATCTGTCTCTCagaattttattataaattccCAAACGCCGCTAAAAGTTCAATACGATCCGAGTTTTACAGACTAAATAAAGCACAGAAGGCGTGGTATGATAAAAAGGGTTGTAAACGGACTAAAGTTCCCGTTCCTAAAGGTGGAATGGTATTATGGGATTCACGAACAGTTCACGACAATGTCAAACCCGTTTTCGGTAGACCCAATAAAGACAGATGGCGCTTTGTCGTCTTTGTATCCATGACACCCGCGATCTGGGCAAGACCGGAGGACATGGCGATAAAGAACAAGGCCTATAATGAACTCCTCACTACTACCCATTGGTCATCTCAAGGCTTGAAGAATTTCAAACCTTTCAACCCAAGAGCTGGGGAAGAGGAACTCACCATCCTCGAACAGCCAGATATAGCCAAGACGAAAGAAGCTAAACTATTGTTTGGAAGGGAACAGTATGATTTTGAAGATGGCAAACCTAATGGGCCGAAGGCGCCGGTATGGGtttgaatacaaaatatttcatgaatgaacatgatttaaattatttacGGGGGTACAAGATCATaatctatttgtttaaaatattgcaATCAAGTAACTTTTTCAAACTAATTTCGTTGTGAAAAGTGCACCCTAAGCTGTCGCCATCGGCTATGATTTTTATACCGCAATGGTGAAACAATGTGCCAATAATATCATATGAAGTGTTCAAATGATAGAATGTAGTAATACAAATCATTGTCAATGAGGAGGCCTCCGATGACGTTTCTATACTAATACAGATattataaaaatgtacaatttactcaatatcaacttttatttgttttacttgTGTTCTACCATAACTATACATTGATTGGGTACTCtccattttgtttattatagtcatttaacttatttttgtttgtcattAAGAATAATGAGCTCGGtgtgtacaagtacattgtaaGCTTATGTATATATGCTTTACTGTTCATGTTGCGGTCAAGAATATCAATTTGATTTTATGTTATtgcaataaaattacaaaacataacTGATTATGATTTAAAATGACTTGTTTTTTTCAGTCGTTGTATcgattaatataaaataatgtataaacaATAAAAGAATTCATGAAGCATGATGACCTGACAGActtaatccaataatattaacTTTATCGGCTGTTTGTATCACAGGTATGCAATATGACGAAGCTTATCATCAAATGAAATTCGTATTTCCCTTATTGTCCCTATAAGGTGGTAGTCTCACATACACCAAAATTCCCCCGTAGTtcaatattataagactctttcatatgtggatattaatatctacatatgaaagagtgttgccctctcatacctcgacgtttcaTTGCAATTTTCCCACTATGAattcccgccattttgaaataaattcgggGAAAAACACGACTGTAAATTAATTCTCCAcacatgaaaattgcatgatattttcaacgcaaatcctGTTGCtcgtatcttttaaagtaaatccaacatagtttctgaaaaaaaaatgttagaaATGTACCTAGAAAATAGTGATTTTGTTGATGCTGTGACGTCACCAGGCTTAATTGCCTGGGTAGCCATGAGGCGACATGAGTATaatgccctagaccagccagtattacacatgtaggtatgacagaATAAAGTTATCTTAATACTTGTTGTACATTATATCAAGTAAATACACATGTTTATTATGTATGTTGTTATGCATCGTCTGTCAAGAAAAGCTTTCTAAATTGATTTTATAACTTATTTTGTTAACATATTCTGTAAATAAAAAGACACCATTTTTCTGAGGTAAATCCACCTGAtaaatcaaaaatcaaaatgttctatgatatacatgtgtttgtATTGTTTAACAGATACAAACCAAGCGTCGATCGAGAGAGAGATTCTGGATTACCTATCTACAGACCCGCTATATATCCCAAGGGCATTAACAaacgttaaatatatatatattgcaaatTGGCAACGATTGATCACTCGCTTTTCAATTGCTAATACCTACTTCCAGCATTTTCCCGTTCTTTTCTACGCTTTTATTGTCCTTTGCACGTGCTGCCCGgcaaaagacgactaaatttaggacgCTGCTCCTTTGCAGACACAGCGATGagataggcgactaaatttgcatcctatACAATTGAGCACTACATATCAATTCCAcaacacatttgacgtcacaagTGGCACGCTCTCCAGCCACCGCTCATTATGTAGTATTCTGCCGAACAGCATTGCTACTTTttggtagatccggccttcggcggCCACTTGCCGAAGTGTGAATTGCGCTCCGTTGTActgttaaatatttgtcttctTTCATTATCTCGTTTTACTGTTCGtgtcatattatgtaatcgtgttcgttttgtgtgtcttgataaaggggcagatcgccttgaaaatttgacatgtTTTTGTCCATAcggttagaattacttctttgtcacatatttaccatttgaagtaattcgtatcctacagacttacgtttgatgggatcccatgtcatctggaaaatcctgttgatattacttctttgacccttacTGTTTAACagatgttatatatatcaatgtctgTTCACGAAAACATGCTTCCATTTTCATGGTGAGCTTTGTGGTAATGAGGTAAAACCTACGCTcgtaaattttataaaaatcgtacaaaaattaaaatagaatcaaaattgtgaagttCAAATGTTACAgaaatataatatgataaaactTGACATGAATGTCAATTAGTTAGACATGTATTGAAAATAGCACAAATaccatattatattattattacgAAAGCTTTTATTTAAACAAAGCGACAACTTTTTTTATCCCACTTTACATAGTAAAATGTGATGACATCATTGGAAATTGTAAGTAACGTTTTAATGATCCAGTTTTAACTACATGCTTGGACAACGTTGCAAAGGGCTTTAAATCCATCACATTACAAACGGGCGTTGAAAGgcatttacaatataaaattaCCGCATATTATGCATACATTTGTTATTGCACAACCAGACGATCGGTAAGGTATATCACGGGTATGTTATTAACTGACCAGGCTTCGACAAAATGTAGTGTTAGAAAGCAAATCCCGGAACTCAACAACTGATTCTCTTCTCACGTTATATTTTGTGGTATTGagaaatgaaatgtttaattactgCAATCTAGAAAGAAAACAGAAGACAGAAGATGCATACAAACAAATTTACTTAGTAGAACAAGTAgaaatgaaatgttattttcGCCTTTACTGGCGAAAACTGTAAGTTGTCAGAAACGTAACATTATCAGgaaacaataaaaacaagaaataatatcaaatcTTGAACAAATATTAGaacaaatacaataatataaatgatatggCACATTTCGTTTAATTTTCATGTTCTGTCACAATAGGTAACATTTAATTGTAGGAAGTTAAAATAATATGTGTCGTGTTTTTTATACTCACCAATCAAGAAGAGTGTGTTATTCACTGTCAAAACatatcaacattttgagaatttacAATACTTCCAATGCATAGGTTTACATTTTGATACAAAAGATTTAATTTtgcaagtacaaataagagctgaaaattatttttggcagtgctgctaaaaatcattatatttacatatacagttCAGTGATGTGAGTACATACATTCAGACCATGAAATAAAGTTGTggtcttcaatttcatttcacattttacagtgttattcGTAATAggaaagtgatttctgcaggtatgtttccatctaaactgaaatatggcataaaaaaaattacagtgcataatatatgttttgtaGCTAACAATTATAAGGCaccatatatgtttgtctgtccatttgaatgattttcacagcttagtTCATTAAAcctatggttttcaatagattactgaagaaaaattagcAGGTCAAAATGTTCGTCTAGTTACGACACAAATAACCTAATAAGGCAATACAAACCAACCAAAACTAATTGTTGGAAATCCAATGTAGCATAAACAAGGATCCGGGTTTAGTTATCAATTTCAGTATCAAAATAAACTGAATTCTTTATCTTCTTGTGATTGATTTTCACTGAACTAGTAACCGGtacaaacatatacaaatatactacaAATTTACTTGTTCATTGTAGTCCTGCCATTTTGGCGCCCTTGGACCATTTGATTCGTCATCCTCGAAATCATATTCGTCTACCCCAAATAAAAGTCTGGCTTCTCTTGTTTTAGCAACGTCGGGCTGTGTGAGGATGGTGAATTTTGGATCATCCTTTTCAGGATCATATTCCTTGAATGTCCGCACTCCCTGAGACGACCAGTGGGATGTTGTCATTAGATTCTCATACGCGTTTCTTTTTTT
The nucleotide sequence above comes from Argopecten irradians isolate NY chromosome 1, Ai_NY, whole genome shotgun sequence. Encoded proteins:
- the LOC138315433 gene encoding uncharacterized protein yields the protein MATCSQLNTTANAIDSESILKSLKENGYAVVPNVLSHEDCDRYMGQYKAWLQKFEDSGRECDSRNSLIQSYRTGHFSTTWEVRLKTKHIFEKVWNTEKLLSSADAIAISKPPEQGSNLFDTHTEWLHLDQASCREGLHAYQGGVNLEESSETDHCFRVMAGSHICLSEFYYKFPNAAKSSIRSEFYRLNKAQKAWYDKKGCKRTKVPVPKGGMVLWDSRTVHDNVKPVFGRPNKDRWRFVVFVSMTPAIWARPEDMAIKNKAYNELLTTTHWSSQGLKNFKPFNPRAGEEELTILEQPDIAKTKEAKLLFGREQYDFEDGKPNGPKAPVWV